A region from the Peromyscus maniculatus bairdii isolate BWxNUB_F1_BW_parent chromosome 5, HU_Pman_BW_mat_3.1, whole genome shotgun sequence genome encodes:
- the Tmem170a gene encoding transmembrane protein 170A isoform X2: protein MEPEGSGGGGGGGGSAGLMQQILSLKLVPRVGNGTLCPNSTSLCSFPEMWYGVFLWALVSSVFFHVPAGLLALFTLRHHKYGAAIAGVYRAAGKEMIPFEALTLGTGQTFCVVVVSFLRVLATL, encoded by the exons ATGGAGCCCGAggggagcggcggcggcggcggcggcggcgggtcgGCCGGGCTCATGCAGCAGATCCTCAGCCTGAAGCTCGTGCCGCGGGTGGGCAATGGGACCCTGTGCCCCAACTCCACTTCGCTCTGCTCCTTCCCAG AGATGTGGTACGGTGTGTTCCTGTGGGCACttgtgtcttctgtcttctttcatGTCCCTGCTGGATTACTGGCCCTCTTCACCCTCAGACATCACAAATATG GTGCAGCAATTGCTGGGGTTTACCGAGCTGCAGGGAAGGAGATGATCCCGTTTGAAGCCCTCACTCTTGGCACTGGACAGACGTTCTGTGTAGTGGTGGTCTCTTTTTTACGGGTTTTAGCTACTCTATAG
- the Tmem170a gene encoding transmembrane protein 170A isoform X1, whose amino-acid sequence MEPEGSGGGGGGGGSAGLMQQILSLKLVPRVGNGTLCPNSTSLCSFPEMWYGVFLWALVSSVFFHVPAGLLALFTLRHHKYGRFMSVSILLMGIVGPITAGILTSAAIAGVYRAAGKEMIPFEALTLGTGQTFCVVVVSFLRVLATL is encoded by the exons ATGGAGCCCGAggggagcggcggcggcggcggcggcggcgggtcgGCCGGGCTCATGCAGCAGATCCTCAGCCTGAAGCTCGTGCCGCGGGTGGGCAATGGGACCCTGTGCCCCAACTCCACTTCGCTCTGCTCCTTCCCAG AGATGTGGTACGGTGTGTTCCTGTGGGCACttgtgtcttctgtcttctttcatGTCCCTGCTGGATTACTGGCCCTCTTCACCCTCAGACATCACAAATATGGTAGGTTCATGTCTGTAAGCATCCTGTTGATGGGCATCGTGGGACCAATTACTGCTGGAATCTTGACAA GTGCAGCAATTGCTGGGGTTTACCGAGCTGCAGGGAAGGAGATGATCCCGTTTGAAGCCCTCACTCTTGGCACTGGACAGACGTTCTGTGTAGTGGTGGTCTCTTTTTTACGGGTTTTAGCTACTCTATAG
- the Tmem170a gene encoding transmembrane protein 170A isoform X4 has translation MWYGVFLWALVSSVFFHVPAGLLALFTLRHHKYGAAIAGVYRAAGKEMIPFEALTLGTGQTFCVVVVSFLRVLATL, from the exons ATGTGGTACGGTGTGTTCCTGTGGGCACttgtgtcttctgtcttctttcatGTCCCTGCTGGATTACTGGCCCTCTTCACCCTCAGACATCACAAATATG GTGCAGCAATTGCTGGGGTTTACCGAGCTGCAGGGAAGGAGATGATCCCGTTTGAAGCCCTCACTCTTGGCACTGGACAGACGTTCTGTGTAGTGGTGGTCTCTTTTTTACGGGTTTTAGCTACTCTATAG
- the Tmem170a gene encoding transmembrane protein 170A isoform X3, translating into MWYGVFLWALVSSVFFHVPAGLLALFTLRHHKYGRFMSVSILLMGIVGPITAGILTSAAIAGVYRAAGKEMIPFEALTLGTGQTFCVVVVSFLRVLATL; encoded by the exons ATGTGGTACGGTGTGTTCCTGTGGGCACttgtgtcttctgtcttctttcatGTCCCTGCTGGATTACTGGCCCTCTTCACCCTCAGACATCACAAATATGGTAGGTTCATGTCTGTAAGCATCCTGTTGATGGGCATCGTGGGACCAATTACTGCTGGAATCTTGACAA GTGCAGCAATTGCTGGGGTTTACCGAGCTGCAGGGAAGGAGATGATCCCGTTTGAAGCCCTCACTCTTGGCACTGGACAGACGTTCTGTGTAGTGGTGGTCTCTTTTTTACGGGTTTTAGCTACTCTATAG